A window from Streptomyces sp. NBC_00299 encodes these proteins:
- a CDS encoding copper amine oxidase: MRVNRMSRARKGAALGLSVAALAAGATTGAGPASAQPKNAPAPAADCSAAYRIEQKLTGGTTWRMCWRYDGKAGLVLENISYQPKGETKPIKVLNNARLGQIHVPYDDGSVEYDDLTGFGFAQGLMNLAPSECPGGTIKSVKVPESWDPEHPNVNGLCTTTRARGHAYRMQGDTANKVYQAQSKDLLVYTVNQVGWYEYMTEWRFQDDGTVTMNVGATGSLSYDDYDAGDGRGWPIGKGDRAKATSHSHNVFWRLDFGLDGSSKGKIEQYDSAVTAPAAGDRAPKTKTTRTKVAKEVAGDAKNYRWWRMVSATGKNKDGHARSYEIVPGATTKYPGRSFTKHDMYFTEYNKCEKFATNNPGCGNTHPKSVDKWVSGQNLTHPIVWMNVGFHHIARDEDQQPMPVHWQGFSIVPRDVTAMNPLTPSELAWQNGHWQPRS, from the coding sequence GAAGAACGCCCCGGCGCCGGCCGCCGACTGCAGCGCCGCCTACCGCATCGAGCAGAAGCTCACCGGCGGCACGACCTGGCGGATGTGCTGGCGCTACGACGGCAAGGCCGGGCTCGTCCTGGAGAACATCTCCTACCAGCCCAAGGGTGAGACCAAGCCGATCAAGGTCCTCAACAACGCCAGGCTCGGGCAGATCCACGTCCCGTACGACGACGGCAGCGTCGAGTACGACGACCTGACGGGCTTCGGCTTCGCCCAGGGCCTGATGAACCTCGCGCCGAGCGAGTGCCCGGGCGGCACCATCAAGTCGGTCAAGGTCCCGGAGTCCTGGGACCCGGAGCACCCGAACGTCAACGGCCTGTGCACCACGACCCGCGCGCGTGGCCACGCCTACCGCATGCAGGGCGACACCGCCAACAAGGTCTACCAGGCGCAGAGCAAGGACCTGCTCGTCTACACGGTCAACCAGGTCGGCTGGTACGAGTACATGACCGAGTGGCGCTTCCAGGACGACGGCACGGTCACCATGAACGTCGGCGCCACCGGCAGCCTGTCGTACGACGACTACGACGCCGGCGACGGCCGCGGCTGGCCGATCGGCAAGGGCGACAGGGCCAAGGCCACCAGCCACAGCCACAACGTCTTCTGGCGGCTCGACTTCGGCCTGGACGGCTCCTCCAAGGGCAAGATCGAGCAGTACGACTCGGCCGTGACCGCCCCCGCCGCCGGTGACCGGGCCCCGAAGACCAAGACCACCCGCACCAAGGTCGCCAAGGAGGTCGCGGGCGACGCCAAGAACTACCGCTGGTGGCGCATGGTCAGCGCGACCGGCAAGAACAAGGACGGCCACGCGCGGTCCTACGAGATCGTCCCCGGCGCCACCACCAAGTACCCGGGCCGCAGCTTCACCAAGCACGACATGTACTTCACCGAGTACAACAAGTGCGAGAAGTTCGCCACGAACAACCCCGGTTGCGGCAACACCCACCCCAAGTCCGTCGACAAGTGGGTCAGCGGCCAGAACCTCACTCACCCGATCGTCTGGATGAATGTGGGCTTCCACCACATCGCCCGTGACGAGGACCAGCAGCCCATGCCGGTCCACTGGCAGGGATTCTCCATCGTCCCGCGGGACGTGACGGCTATGAATCCGCTCACTCCGAGCGAGCTCGCCTGGCAGAACGGGCACTGGCAGCCTCGTAGTTGA